The DNA sequence GTAGAGTGGAATAGACTATAGTCTCCATTTTCCATGGCTGCTTTTGCTTTCTCTCAAATCTTGCCTTGCCCCAAAGCTGAAAACATTATAATCTTCCCCATACCCCCACAATGGCAGGAGCCTCGTACACTAGATACACACTTTTTATAGGACAAGAGATTGCTATCGAGTCGCGTGGTGCaaggccaatgagagcacatgtAAGGGTGCATTAATAAAGatgagtttttttatttcacaagggtGAAACAATAATTTCACACTCCTCAGTATGTGGAGCACGGACATGGGcaacattcttttttctttttttttttattttttttttNNNNNNNNNNNNNNNNNNNNNNNNNNNNNNNNNNNNNNNNNNNNNNNNNNNNNNNNNNNNNNNNNNGGGGGGGGGGTTAGAATAGAGGTAATGATTAAATAATGTGACAAATGAGTTGGCTAGTGAAACCGTGCTTGAGCTAAGTACCATAACTTCCCCTGCAATTGCTCGAGTCACTCTAACTCCATGTACTGATTACTGAACATTTGAGCTTTTACCCTTCTAGTTTCATATCAAAACACATTGGTAAAGTTCAGTTTTCAAAGCTTTTATATATATccacatggaaaaaaaataattttttaatatcaacAAAGCTGCCATGTTGATGCCTAAAGAGAAGTTTCACCTAATCATCAAGAGAAGCTTCTTCTAATAAGGTCAACCCCAACCCACAATGCCAACCAGATTGACTCTTCAATATTTTGAGGTCACTTAATTATACCaaaatctaacaaaaaaaaaaaaaaaaggtatcaaAATGGTGGCTGAGCTAAACCTTTGGGGCTTATAGGATTGGATGGTCCCCTTGTTGACTGACTGAACCAAGTTGGACCATGAAAGAAGGTGATACTATCCCAATTCCCTGCCTACAATATATATGGCCATGTGGGGTCTTCAGAGTCCAGCCTTGAACAGTTGGAAACTTGAGGAATAGGACTTTTAAGGCCATACCCATACTACTACTCCTCTCTTTGCATCTAGAAGTTTCCATCAAGAATTGAATAAGGCAAAGTCTTATTAAAACAAATCTCCAAATGGGTTTAGCAGATTCTTTAATCCTTAGTATCAATAAtatcaaaatttaaattaagaaaatacaaaTTCTTTAATATACTCAAGTCAACACTACACCTAAGTCAATCCATTTTCTGCTACCAAATAAAAATCTAGAGGAAATTAATTTAATCCCAGTTCATAAACAACAACTAATCTTTTCTTGGTTAGCACTTTACACCAACCGTGTACAATAGATTTGTCTTCCATGATCTATCTGTCTATACTTCTAGAAGGGTTTACTTTTAAAATACGTTTCAATTACTCAATTAGGTCATCTAGTTTAGTCTCTTGCCGTCTCTTTGTGATTCTCTACAGCCGTGAATTTATAGTGGCATGGTAGTAGCCAATACCCCACCATTTGCTCCAGTGGCTTGCGGCATCACTTCATCCTAAGGAACATGTCTCAAGAGTTTGAACCTTGTATTTCGACATATTTAACTCTACACCTAGATACATAGATAGACAACTTAGAAAAGATAACAAAAGAACATGTTGAAGAATTCAATCAAAAACTTAACATGTTAAGTGGAGATTATTTTGAAGCATGCGCTAAGCTTCATACACTTGACTTAAGTGCCCTGAATACGCATGGTACTAGAAAAGATACCAAGGACTTGAATAAACCGATATAGAAGTACAACTCTGTAATTCTCAATTAGGGTGTCAATTTTCATCCTGTAGTGATTGGATTGAATGCATCCAACCAGTTCCACCTGAGCTGAACCAGACCCTTTATCTGGTCAATCCGGGCTGCTCTTAtatgaaaccaatacaaaccaGACTAACTGAAACCGAAAACTAGAccgaactctttttttttttttttttttaacctaacAACAGGTATCCAGACCTTTAGTCTAAGTAGACTGAACTCATTTAAAAACCAAACATATCGGCTctatttggttgcaatgggaatttaaagggaagtgaagtgaaattttcatactttaaaaagaaatgcttATAATCATTACACcatatgattatataaactacttaatttttttaatcatatttagtaatgatatattttacatgtaatttttatttcacatattataacaaagggttttggatgcaaaataaagtgaaattttataaccagatatagaatgatttgaaattaatgttcAAGTcatatgggtaatgattacatatatttcctCACAATTTGTAATAAGACAACAGAGCATTCCTTAGTCGTGCGGCCACTATGCCCAGACAAAGGGGACAAAATGATGCCCCACCCCatattgatgcccatgtgtgccCCCTCATTAGCCCCTGTACTGATGTAGAAGCTACACGACCAAGGAACATTCTTTTCCAATTTGTAATACTTATGTGGGCAAGAGAACCTTGTTTGCTTGCACCGCCAGTGCATCAACATGCAAGCCAATGGAAGGTCATGCAAAATCATTTAGGGGACGAGCGACAATGTCTTTTCAAGCCCTCCTATGTCTATGTGTAAAGGCATACAAGTAGGTagggttcttttctcctatATATAAACTAAATCgagccaaaccaaaccaaacaaaccaAGATTGATATCAACCAAAACAGAACCAAACATACTCCCCTACTCCCCACATCTCAAACACAACCAGATAATATACTGAAGTAAATGGGTTTTAAATGGGTTCCCCTCGAAACCCTAGATTCCTTAAATATACTGATTCCGATCCAATCTGACCCCATCCTCCATGAGGACCAATTGGGTTTTTAAACTCTAGTTAGAATAGTTTTAGGCTCTTTTTGAAGGAGTTGGTACAAGTCACCATCTTGTATGTTACCCcatctcttttttcattttcacaCTGATTCACACCTCACCTGAGTTTCGACATATTTAATTCTATACGTAGACAGAAAACTTAGGAAAGACAACAAAAGGACCTGAACTCTTATTACATGTTGAAGAATTCAATCAAAAACTTAACACGTTAAGTGGAGATTATTTCGAAGCACGCACTAAGCTTCATTCACCTGACTTAAGTACCCTGAACATGCATGGTACTAGAAAAGATACCAATGGAGATTATTTCGAAGCACACACTAAGTTTCATACATCTGACTTAAGTGCCCTGAACATGCATGGTACTAGAAAAGATATCAAGGGCCTAAATAAACCAATGTAGGATTATAACTCTATAATTCTCAATTAGGGTGTCAATTTTCATCTTATTGGATTGAATGCAGCCAACTGGTTCCACCTGAGTTGAACCAAACCCTTTATCCGGCTAATCCGGGctgctcttatatgagatcaATACAAACCAGATCGATTGAAACTGAAAATTGGACcgaactctttttttttaacctaacGACAATTATCCAAACCTTCAATCCTCatttaaaaacaaaacatataaagaaaagtgaaaatgaaaaatatttcctCACAATTTGTAATAAGGCAAAAGAAACATTCCTTAGTCGTTTGGCCCCTATGCCCTGACAAAGGGGGCAAAATGATGTCCACCTCCTCATTGGGCCCTGTCTTGACGTAAGAGTTACACGACCAAGGAGCATTCTTTTCCAATTTGTAATACTTATGTGGGCAAGAGAACCTTGTCTGCTTGCACCGCCAATGCACCAGCATGCAAACCAATGGAATGCCATGCAGAGTCATTTAGGGGGACGTGGGACAACATCTTTTCAAGCCCTCCTATGTCTGTGTGCACTGTGCCTAGAGGCACACAAGGAGGTAGGATTCTTTTCTCCTATATATAAACCGAATTgagccaaaccaaaccaaaccaagatTGATATCAACCAAAACAGAACCAAACAGACTCCCCTACTCCCAACATCTCAAACACAAGCAGATAATATACTGAAGTAAATGGGTTTTAAATGGGTTCCCCTCGAAACCTTAGATGCCTGAAATATAGCGATTCCGGTCCAATCCGAACCCATCCTCCATGGGGACCAATTGGGTTTTTAAACCCTATTTAGGATGGTTTTAGGCTCTTTTTGAGGGAGTCGGTACAAGTCACCATCTTCTATGTTACCCcatctcttttttcattttcacaCTGATTCTCACCTCTCACCTTAGTTTCCTCTCCACCATCCCAGTAGCTTTCACAATTAGATACTACGTGTCTTTGGTCCTAACCCCAAATTATCCAatcaaagaaaggggaaaaaaaaatggccgaaagtgaaagaaaaatggagaaaagcccaaaaagcaaaaggaaagaacCTTCCCAGCTGACCCAGATCCCACCATTTTCATCTTCTCCCAAGAAGATGAATAAAACAGAGAACAAGTGAAATAATCATAATCCTCAAAAACCCTATTTTCATTTCTCACAGAATAGCCGTGTGGGTCCTTACTTCCACTACTCCATTATACTTCAAAAGTTCAAACTTCAATTCATTCCATACTCTGTATATACTTCTTCTTCTGCAACTTCAATCCTAATTGATGGAgtactagaagaaaaaaataagcaaaatcCCCAACTcaagttgcaggaattatttacaaaggaaatcaaaatcaaaatcaaaatacccAACTGAAAGCTTTGAAGGAATGATGATCAGTGATGTTTAATCTGAGtttcaaaacccaaattcttccTATGTAACTTGTAAAATATTTACAAGAGAACCAAAAAACTAACAAAAATACACTCACATTATTATGGTTTTAAAAGGGATGAAGGTTCCTGCTCAATCCATTCACGTTAGAGAAGAAACCCACCAAATCTTGTCTGTAAGGAAGAAAGGAACGTTTGCGGTCTTCCTCCTTTATAGCTCTGTTACGAACGTAATGGATCTCGTGAGCGGATACCGTGTCAACAGACACTCCCTTGGCTTTCACTTTGCCCTTCGCGGCGGCAGTGGCGGCAGTGGCGGCGACGGCTACGGCGACTTTATCTTGGGAGGAATTGTGTTCTGGGTTGGAAATGGAGTTCCTCCTCTCTTTAGGATGCTGTTGGTGCTGATCAGCTTTCGGAACCGCCGCCCTGTCAGCCGCTTTTTCAGTTTTgtaatttctctttctcatggTCTTGGACTGAGAGAGAAAAACGTAGGTATCCTTACCGTCACTGTTGCTCCGGGGAAGGAAGTCTCTGAATTTCCATCGCTTTGAAGATCCAGATCCGGTAGAGCTGCTCTTCTTGCATCTATCAGGAGATGCTTCGACGGATTTCGGCTTCCAAACACAGTAACTTCCGGCGGGGAGACTATCAAGTTCGTCGGCTtcggaggaagaagaagacggagGGTTAAAATTATCGTTATCGAAATCACGATCCTCTGTCATGAGTTTTCCTAGAGGAAGACGAAGGGTCGAGGATTTTTTGGGAAGCTTGGAATCGTCGGCGAAGAGAAGATCCTGGTTAAAAACCGGGTAAATGGGACGAATCTGACCGTTATCGAAGATCTCGTCGGCAGAAATGGGAGACCCATCGGGATCTCTGGCAACGAAAGCGAATTCGAAATCATCGTCATCGACGTCCTCTTGAGAAGGTTGATCGTTAGAGATCTTCAGTGGCTTAGGAGGGCCTTCATCGATGAGATGTCTTGTGGGTAAGGAGGAATCCTTGTCTTGGGGAAATTCTTCGGTGACTTTGGCGGCGATCTCTGCAAGCCTACTAGAAGAGTAGCTGTTGAAGCTtggagattgagagagaagaggacTCTGATGCATAGCCTGCATCATTTCAAacgaattctctctctctaaagccaagagccaaaatccaaaaaataaatgtcTCTGAGAGTTCTTCACCAACGAAAATCTCTCAAGAGAATTTAAcgcttcttctttgattttgatattggTTGGGTGTTAGGGGTAATGGTTTCGTTTCCTATTTTTATCAAAGGGGACTGAAAGAGGTGGACAGAAATGAGGAACCCATGCTGGCTCTGGtttgttttatttatagagagagagagagagagagagagaggaaccagACGCGTGACGTGACACTCAGTAATGCGCTGTTATTCGGTGTGACACGtgtaacagagagagagagagagagagagagagagagaggggtcgGTGGGTGGAATGGGAAATTGCAATTCTAACTTCGCAGTCCACAACCGCGGTTTGGCCATTGCGAGTCTGGAAGCCTTTTTATCCTTCTTCTCCAAGGAACCTGCGGTATAACTTCTAACTTCTAaggggtggattttttttttaaataaataaaaatcggGCCAATGGGAGAGATGATGTGAGTATCTTCAATGCATAGTAGAGGGAGAGGGGTAAGATGATCATTTTGTATCTAACACCAGTTTAACAATTCTCTACGCTAAAATGACagttctttttctcataaaagatattttaatGTGTCACACAGGTTTATGTGTGGTGAATTAAAATTGGGCACCAATGAGGATGTGCAATGAAATATCATACAAGAGGGGCGGGCCCATTTCTATTTATTTGATACCAAGGGCAAGGGGCATTTCTAAAGGGAAAAAACAAAGATGGACATGGTGAGGGCTAGCTCTTTTTTTATGCCAAGGCATTTGGGTAGGGGTAATGTAGTCTTTTTATCCTTCAATGTTTGAGCATAGATACACGCAATCAAGtatcattctttttctctttaatttatttatttttatttttaagtaagTCACAACAATATGGAAAAATGAACACTccgtgcgcctaatccacacaatcttcAATTCACCCAAACCATCTAGGTAAATCCACGGATagatacagaataaataagaaaaaaacacatacacacactcacacaatgcgtacgataGAGtttgatcccacgacctcctcccctgggtgccgaCTCCACAAGCccaagctaccaccactaggctattcTAGTGTTCACTAGTTGGGTGCTTGTACACCTCCTCGAACTGGCACAATGATCATGCAACCATATAGCATTCTCAttccatagtttttttttttttttttttttaattaatataatcaaactatttaataaatgatttataaACCCCAAGGGATAGCGGAATTTGCAAGGGACATTTGTCTCAGGAaacgtgtggttctgagttccaCTCTTACCTCATAGCATATAGCGTAGATCCAAGGATTAAGAGCAATCAAACACGTACCCCAAGGCTTAGATGCATAGCCCAAGGTGCTCCCAGCCCTTGGATCTACGTTATAGGACATATAACGCTACACAAGATCTAATTTGGTGTTTGAtatctttcattattttctatAAAAGTTAAATGATGCTCATTCAAATTCAAACCCCATATAATTTGATTCAAACGATTATAAAGTCAATATGAACCAGTAGGACTAGTTTTGGCCTTGATACCCATACCCATCGTttgcacactttttttttttgatttatcTATGATTTTATTCTGGTTTAACTAGTTCAGTTGAATTTTGATAAACCGGTTCAATTCGATTTGCAATTCACACCCTTTTTTATAATGGTGTCTGGTAATCTCACATTCTCACGTGACAATCCAAAAGCAACGGCTAAGTGCTAACTAACTATAAAATGTACTAACCATAAAAAGTTCCATTTGTGATAACTTAATCTGTCACTCTGCTACGTGTTACCAggtgttcatattttttttatttatgaaataatttggaaaattttaagaaaaataataatttttgtaAGACAGTTGGGAGTACAGAAGCTCCTATGGTACCTACGTGCAGCCTAAGCTATTTACAGAAAATGGGCCCGGCCTACCCCTTTTTATATCTTTAATCTGTAGTGTTATAGGGCGTGTAGTGCACATTCAATAATCAATAACACTTAGACATGCAATCTAAGATGAAGTGCATCCCAAAACATTCCTGATCATTGGACATGTGTTATAGGGCGTGTAGCATTACAAAAGATCTTAATCTTCTTTTGTCGTTATTTGCCTACCATTTGAAGTTAATTCTTTCGTCGTTATTTGCTACTTTAGCACCTTGTGATCTTTGAGAAGATCATTACGAGCCCTCTCTGTCAATGTTTTTGTAGATTCTGAGAATTCCATGGTGGATTAGGACGAGAATGAATCTGGGAATCCAAGACATACTCCTTTTCAGACCCTCTGCTCTCCTCTAGGGAGGGATttttttatagagagagaggtaaGTCGAGGGTAGCCTCCCGCTTGACCGATTTATCAGAGTCGGAGGAAGATCTCTCATCTGATGACCCTGAACAAGAAGGTGATGAAGTTGATGCGACATATTCAGAAAATACGAAGTAGATGAAGATGATTTATTATAAAGACAAATTCCTCCTCTACAACTCTTTTCCTTGTTGGTAATTCCTATTCTCGACTACTCAAGGTTACTGAGTTGTGGATCTTGTGTCTAGCGCATTGGCATGTAACTTGTACTTAAGGAACAGGTTTTAGAAAAGTTAGTAGATCGATTTCTATTACATGGGTGTGTGAGTGCACTTTTTCTTACACCTTGATGTGTGTGACTGGTATCTCTGCTTCGTATTAATTAAGCATTGATATCAAACACAATTGATACTGATGTAGTCGATTTGATTCtgatacctaaaataccctatCAAGAATTGACTTGAAGTGGCCTGAATGAACTTGAATCTCAAAGCTCAATAGGAATCGATAACTCTTAATCGATGAAAATCGAGATCAGGCTCAACCAATTTCAATCCAAACCGACCAATTCAACAAATTCGATTCCAATTCTGATTCTTGAAACCCTACTACAACTACTATGTGAATCATGTTAATATAATCATCTTCATTCCTTTCTTAATgaccttttcattttttttattaaaatattaatgATGTTCCTTTATATGGCAAGTGGAGtatcaattaattaatcaaaACATTAGTATTCCTCATAGTCCCTAGTCTGTACTCATTAGTAGTCTCTAGACTAGGGCTGGCCCGCACTAAGGACTGAAAAGGTCAAGTAGGACCCTAGTCTAAGTCAAGGGCTCCACGAACTGAGTTTGTTTGATTAGGAAGCAAAGTTAATGCAAGTCTATTGGCCTTTTTCTACATGTTGTTCAACCAATAAGCTTTTACCACGTGTTGTAATACcaaaacaattaaaaatgagatttttttttaaaataattaatcaTCAGGCAACTTGTGGGCTCGGGACAGGTTTTTCTTTGGACAAACCTGAACTGCTGGACGCTACCAGCCACCATAAATATCCGAACCCATGCTAGTTGTGGttgtggtctttttttttttttcaagataaaattatatttttattttttttttaattttgaaagttttatgatgaattattattattatcataacgatttattatttttttcaaatgtctCATGGCATTTATTTATATGATAAATGTCTATTTGGAACGTTGGGTAGAGGACATTGTTTAGATTAGTTAcatcttaaatttaagaatttaatttaatcaaatgcCCTTTTATTTGAATTCCCACACATTCTCTTTTGtccatgcacacacacacacacacatatatatatatatatatattttagatgTTAATGTGCACTCTCCCAACTCTGAGTAGAAACAACgtttagattaaaaaataataaataaataaaaaaagatagcTCGaatttattttgtgatttttgaaaacTCACTTTTCACATTACATGGATAGCTATCCGGGTTTTATTTAGCATGCAAGAATAGAAGGtgatttttctcaaattcaCAAGATAAATTTGAATTATccatttttaactttttttctaAACTCGCTATTCTCACTTAGAATTGAAAGAGCGTGCAATAACGTTTAGAGTACTGGTACACATGCATTGATATATAAGAGATGCATGTTAATATAAAAGGGAATGTTTGAATAAATTAGACTTTGAAATTTAACACATGGCTAATTTAGACTAtgttctctccatccaacggtcaaAACCGATATATTATCTGTCCATGTGGCAGAATTATGCTATGacgtttcaaaaaaaaaaaatacttgtgATAATAATAGTTCACTTTTATACTGAGGATAAAAAGGGTTCTACAATAGGGAGGAGAACCCGGGGAAAAGAGAATTCCCAAAACCTAGTTCATGGGAAGCACAAAGCCATTAACAATATAGTATGACCATATATTCTCAACTTTATTTCTACCGTAGAAAGacataaaaatcaaaacttTGTTGGACTTGCCTGATATCATTGAAGACGAACTAGGTTAGGTTGAATCGAGAAAAGCCTAAAATTTCAATTAGCAAGTACTTATCATCCCAAAAATCATATGAATAATTTATTTCTAACAATTTGTATAAATTAATGTAGAAAATTATAGATGTTAACATGTTATTATATAGTCAATAGTATGTTGAAGAACCTAATTGATTTTTTAATCCATACAACTACTCATAACATAGTAAtaatttgaaataaataaaactgaGAGGAATCTATACACTAGCATTGTATATTGGTATCCAATACACTGGAGAGAGCAATGTTCATTTCTATGGATGTGAAAGTGTACAATAGAGACCCACATGTATTAATGATGATAGAGAATAGAGAATTTATGAGAAGGCTCATATATAAGATGTCATATATACATCATTTTTCAGACCTtgtagtagcaggagcctcgtgcattaggttgctctttttttatgTACATCATTTCcccttaatatattttttttccatcgtGATTGATTATAAGTTATAGGAGTTTGACTATGATCCATCCTGCAAAAAATTAGCATATATCCTTTGGGACTTAGTTGAATAGCATGTTCTCATCTCCATTTACACAGTAGAAGGCATAAAAATCAGAGCTTAGCTAGACTTGCCTTATATCACTGAGGATGATTCGGGTCAGGCTGCGTCCAGAAAAGCCTGAAATTTCAGCAAGCTAGCAAGTCCTTATCATCCAAAAAACGCTTAAGTAATTATTTTCCAACATTATGTataaattaatggatgaaaGGTATAGATATTATGATAATATGTCAATTTCCCTGCAAAATATGTTCATAAATAtgttttcaacaaaaaaatttgCATCATAGTAAGACGTTACATAACtaacattttattttaaattataaataacTTCTAATAATCAATAATATGTTGAAGA is a window from the Macadamia integrifolia cultivar HAES 741 chromosome 5, SCU_Mint_v3, whole genome shotgun sequence genome containing:
- the LOC122078510 gene encoding uncharacterized protein LOC122078510, with protein sequence MMQAMHQSPLLSQSPSFNSYSSSRLAEIAAKVTEEFPQDKDSSLPTRHLIDEGPPKPLKISNDQPSQEDVDDDDFEFAFVARDPDGSPISADEIFDNGQIRPIYPVFNQDLLFADDSKLPKKSSTLRLPLGKLMTEDRDFDNDNFNPPSSSSSEADELDSLPAGSYCVWKPKSVEASPDRCKKSSSTGSGSSKRWKFRDFLPRSNSDGKDTYVFLSQSKTMRKRNYKTEKAADRAAVPKADQHQQHPKERRNSISNPEHNSSQDKVAVAVAATAATAAAKGKVKAKGVSVDTVSAHEIHYVRNRAIKEEDRKRSFLPYRQDLVGFFSNVNGLSRNLHPF